One Citricoccus sp. K5 DNA window includes the following coding sequences:
- the folK gene encoding 2-amino-4-hydroxy-6-hydroxymethyldihydropteridine diphosphokinase has translation MTSPASPADETGHHGPDLDRVPSAPVPAVLALGANLGEAAATLKDAVRQLAETPGIELTGVSPVAATQPVGGPPGQPDYLNLVLTLMTNLSPRGLLAAGQAIEHTHHRTREVRWGPRTLDIDVITYADLASDDPELTLPHPRAHLRAFVLTPWSWVDPEATLGGARVADLAAQADDAGSVRRLPIDTGRPAS, from the coding sequence GTGACCTCGCCCGCCTCGCCCGCCGACGAGACCGGGCATCACGGGCCGGACCTCGACCGTGTCCCGTCCGCCCCGGTCCCGGCGGTGCTGGCACTCGGGGCGAACCTGGGAGAGGCCGCCGCGACCCTCAAGGACGCGGTCCGCCAGCTCGCCGAGACCCCGGGGATCGAGCTGACCGGGGTGTCCCCGGTCGCGGCGACCCAGCCGGTCGGCGGGCCTCCGGGCCAACCCGACTACCTGAACCTCGTGCTGACCCTCATGACGAACCTGTCCCCGCGCGGCCTGCTCGCGGCCGGCCAGGCGATCGAGCACACGCACCATCGCACCCGCGAGGTGCGCTGGGGTCCCCGCACCCTGGACATCGACGTGATCACCTACGCGGACCTGGCCTCGGACGATCCGGAGCTCACCCTTCCCCACCCGCGCGCCCACCTCCGCGCGTTCGTGCTCACCCCGTGGTCGTGGGTGGACCCCGAGGCCACGCTCGGCGGTGCGCGCGTCGCGGACCTGGCCGCACAGGCGGACGACGCCGGCTCGGTGCGGCGGCTGCCCATCGACACCGGAAGGCCTGCCTCATGA
- a CDS encoding PH domain-containing protein — MPGRTNHDVAGLEQVEWTPVSPKLVPAHLISTGLTTLIITAVLAVPLVLMLVDVWPAYPAWLAWGLPGIVLVWGLVDLVLVPRRVRAMGYAEREDDFVFKSGLWFRRVLAVPYGRLQYLDIKEGPVQRRFGIRSLELQTASAATNATIEGIPAEDSERLRDQLMARGQARLAGL, encoded by the coding sequence ATGCCCGGACGAACAAATCATGATGTGGCCGGCCTGGAGCAGGTGGAGTGGACCCCGGTGTCCCCGAAGCTGGTCCCGGCCCATCTCATCTCCACTGGCCTCACCACGCTGATCATCACGGCGGTCCTGGCCGTCCCGCTGGTCCTCATGCTGGTGGACGTCTGGCCCGCCTATCCGGCCTGGCTGGCCTGGGGGCTGCCGGGAATCGTGCTGGTGTGGGGCCTCGTGGACCTGGTCCTCGTCCCACGCCGTGTGCGTGCCATGGGCTACGCCGAGCGTGAGGACGACTTCGTGTTCAAATCCGGGCTCTGGTTCCGCCGCGTGCTGGCCGTCCCCTATGGCCGCCTCCAGTACCTCGACATCAAGGAGGGGCCCGTGCAGCGGCGTTTCGGCATCCGCTCCCTGGAACTGCAGACCGCGTCCGCGGCCACCAACGCCACCATCGAGGGCATCCCGGCCGAGGACAGTGAACGGCTCCGCGACCAGCTCATGGCTCGCGGACAGGCACGACTGGCCGGACTGTGA
- the tilS gene encoding tRNA lysidine(34) synthetase TilS yields MDPAHPGDGLSPVPDGPASAGPDPRTTPAGPEAWPPASRWPEVLHRAVHAVAAATPGRRMPLVGLSGGADSLALAVATAEAVRTRANPALAGGAGAVVVDHGLHEDSAAVADRAAAIARRLGLDPVVVERVQVTTTGDGPEAEARRARYTALEAAAQRLDSGAVLLAHTRDDQAEQVLLGLARGSGTRSLAGIRRRRGLILRPLLDLTRQETEAICRWAGVRWWQDPANADPAYLRSRLRTRVLPALEDPDEGLGPGLSAALARSADIAAEDADALEQWASREYSRLVGHRSGEHTSGTGSRPDITADRGAHVFLPLEELAALTDAIRYRVIGTAVVAAGGERPSRERVLAVDRLIAGRAGGGTSAGPVQLPGGVVSRRRRTGGYATLDFDAGEVLESADPPDSPDPPAPSR; encoded by the coding sequence GTGGATCCAGCGCATCCGGGAGACGGGCTGAGCCCGGTACCGGACGGTCCGGCATCAGCCGGCCCGGACCCCCGCACGACGCCGGCCGGTCCTGAGGCCTGGCCACCCGCCTCCCGCTGGCCGGAGGTCCTCCACCGCGCCGTGCACGCGGTCGCCGCGGCCACCCCGGGCCGCCGGATGCCGCTGGTCGGCCTCTCCGGCGGCGCGGACTCCCTCGCGCTCGCCGTGGCCACCGCGGAGGCGGTCCGCACCCGGGCCAACCCGGCGCTGGCCGGTGGTGCCGGTGCCGTGGTCGTGGATCACGGTCTCCACGAGGACTCCGCCGCCGTGGCAGACCGCGCCGCCGCCATCGCACGGAGACTGGGACTCGATCCGGTGGTGGTCGAGCGCGTCCAGGTCACCACCACCGGTGACGGACCCGAGGCCGAGGCCCGCCGGGCCCGTTACACGGCGCTCGAGGCCGCTGCCCAGCGCCTGGACTCCGGCGCCGTGCTGCTGGCGCACACCCGCGATGACCAGGCCGAACAGGTCCTGTTGGGTCTCGCCCGCGGATCCGGGACACGGTCGCTCGCGGGGATCCGCCGTCGTCGGGGGCTGATCCTGCGTCCGCTGCTGGACCTGACGCGGCAGGAGACGGAGGCCATCTGCCGCTGGGCCGGTGTGCGCTGGTGGCAGGACCCGGCCAACGCGGACCCGGCCTATCTGCGCTCGCGGCTCCGCACCCGTGTGCTGCCCGCGCTCGAGGATCCGGACGAGGGTCTGGGCCCCGGCCTGTCCGCGGCCCTGGCGCGCAGTGCGGACATCGCGGCCGAGGACGCCGATGCACTCGAGCAGTGGGCCTCCCGTGAGTACAGCCGACTCGTGGGGCACAGGTCCGGCGAGCACACCTCCGGCACCGGCAGCCGTCCCGACATCACGGCCGACCGGGGCGCGCACGTGTTCCTGCCGCTGGAGGAACTGGCGGCGCTGACGGACGCGATCCGGTACCGGGTCATCGGCACCGCCGTCGTCGCGGCGGGCGGTGAGCGGCCCAGCCGCGAACGCGTGCTGGCCGTGGACCGGCTGATCGCCGGCCGGGCCGGCGGGGGGACCTCGGCCGGGCCGGTCCAGTTGCCGGGCGGCGTGGTCTCCCGCCGTCGTCGTACCGGCGGGTATGCAACACTGGACTTCGACGCCGGCGAGGTCCTGGAGTCCGCGGACCCCCCAGATTCCCCAGATCCCCCGGCGCCTTCCCGGTAG
- a CDS encoding Rossmann-like and DUF2520 domain-containing protein, whose translation MSTQPWAAEPQNRPGRLGVGVIGAGKVGAVLGAALRNAGHAVTGVHAVSEASRSRAESLLPEVPVLEIPEILRRSEMVLLAVPDDVLPALVSGLAEAGHFQTGHLVVHTSGAHGVSVLDPVRASGAIPLAIHPAMSFTGLTLDLARLQDCMFGVTADPIVLPVAQALVVEMGGEPAVIAEADRGTYHAALAHASNHLVTLTAQATQVLASIGVEQTDRMLSPLLNASLENALANGDGALTGPVARGDVGTVRRHLQVLAAEGIPADVGQAYRAMATATAQRALARGALSEASVAELLDLLEQ comes from the coding sequence GTGAGCACCCAGCCCTGGGCCGCCGAGCCGCAGAACCGGCCGGGCCGGCTGGGCGTCGGCGTCATCGGAGCCGGCAAGGTCGGTGCCGTGCTCGGGGCCGCCCTGCGCAACGCCGGCCACGCAGTCACGGGCGTGCATGCCGTCTCCGAGGCCTCCCGCAGCCGGGCGGAGTCCCTGCTGCCCGAGGTGCCGGTGCTCGAGATCCCCGAGATCCTGCGCCGCTCCGAGATGGTCCTGCTCGCCGTTCCCGACGATGTGCTGCCGGCGTTGGTCTCCGGACTCGCCGAGGCCGGTCACTTCCAGACCGGCCACCTCGTGGTCCACACTTCCGGGGCCCACGGAGTGTCCGTGCTGGACCCGGTGAGGGCCTCCGGGGCGATCCCGCTGGCGATCCATCCCGCCATGTCCTTCACGGGACTGACCCTGGACCTGGCCCGGCTGCAGGACTGCATGTTCGGCGTCACCGCCGACCCGATCGTGCTGCCGGTGGCACAGGCGCTCGTGGTGGAGATGGGCGGGGAGCCGGCCGTCATCGCCGAGGCAGACCGCGGGACCTACCACGCGGCCCTGGCGCACGCCTCGAACCACCTCGTCACCCTGACCGCGCAGGCCACGCAGGTCCTGGCCTCGATCGGGGTGGAGCAGACCGACCGGATGCTCTCCCCGCTGCTGAACGCCTCCCTCGAGAACGCCCTCGCCAACGGGGACGGGGCCCTCACCGGGCCAGTGGCCCGCGGTGACGTGGGCACGGTGCGCCGGCACCTGCAGGTGCTTGCCGCCGAGGGGATCCCGGCTGACGTCGGGCAGGCCTACCGGGCCATGGCCACGGCGACCGCACAGCGCGCCCTGGCCCGGGGCGCGCTGTCCGAGGCGAGCGTGGCAGAACTCCTGGACCTGTTGGAGCAGTGA
- the folB gene encoding dihydroneopterin aldolase, with protein sequence MVESTAGHPADRITLTGLTARGFHGVFAEEKRDGQDFTTDVVVHLDAAPAAAGDDLARTVNYAQVAETVLGVVTGESLDLIETVADRIARALLAGQPVATAVEVTVHKPHAPIEADFADVAVTVFRSRT encoded by the coding sequence GTGGTCGAGAGCACCGCCGGGCACCCGGCCGACCGCATCACCCTCACCGGGCTGACCGCCCGCGGATTCCACGGTGTCTTCGCCGAGGAGAAGAGGGACGGCCAGGACTTCACCACCGACGTGGTGGTGCACCTGGACGCGGCACCGGCCGCCGCCGGCGACGACCTGGCCCGCACCGTCAACTACGCCCAGGTCGCCGAGACGGTGCTCGGCGTGGTCACGGGGGAGTCCCTCGACCTCATCGAGACCGTCGCGGACCGCATCGCCCGCGCCCTCCTCGCCGGACAGCCCGTGGCCACCGCGGTCGAGGTGACCGTGCACAAACCGCACGCCCCCATCGAGGCGGACTTCGCCGACGTCGCGGTCACGGTCTTCCGGAGCCGGACGTGA
- the hpt gene encoding hypoxanthine phosphoribosyltransferase, producing the protein MEAQDVHGDLDHVLMTTEQIQDTIKDLAAQIDRDYEGKDVLLVAVLKGAVMVMADLSRALHSHVTLDFMAVSSYGSGTQSSGVVRILKDLDADLMGRHVLIVEDIIDSGLTLSWLKTNLESRGPASVEICAFLRKPDAMKVEIDVKYVGQDIPNEFVVGYGLDFDEKYRNLDFIGTLAPHVYS; encoded by the coding sequence ATGGAAGCACAGGACGTGCACGGCGACCTGGATCATGTGCTCATGACCACAGAGCAGATCCAGGACACCATCAAGGATCTGGCAGCCCAGATCGACCGCGACTACGAGGGCAAGGACGTCCTCCTGGTGGCGGTGCTCAAGGGGGCGGTGATGGTCATGGCCGACCTCTCCCGCGCACTGCACTCGCACGTCACCCTCGACTTCATGGCCGTCTCCTCCTACGGCTCGGGGACCCAGTCCTCCGGCGTGGTGCGGATCCTCAAGGACCTGGACGCCGACCTCATGGGTCGCCACGTGCTCATCGTCGAGGACATCATCGACTCCGGCCTGACCCTGTCCTGGCTCAAGACCAACCTCGAGTCCCGCGGCCCCGCCTCGGTCGAGATCTGCGCCTTCCTGCGCAAGCCGGACGCCATGAAGGTCGAGATCGACGTCAAGTACGTCGGCCAGGACATCCCCAACGAGTTCGTGGTCGGCTACGGCCTGGACTTCGACGAGAAGTACCGCAACCTGGACTTCATCGGGACCCTCGCCCCGCACGTCTACTCCTGA
- a CDS encoding PH domain-containing protein, giving the protein MTAPQEQPPGAGRPEAADGEWHRVHPISPWVRGWVILVAMLFFATQSFGEDMVRALVGQGEFQAAEGLWITLAIYGGVFVVMVIIYYFSWRFTKYQLAEEQVLLDTGVIFRQHRRVRYDRVQAVDIRQPLVARIFGLAELKFEAADGGSTAMQLAFIKEGEARILRAEIMGRAAGIRAGAAPEEVARQGAVAATAESGEELSEGPRPAAAPTSSLPEAPEHVMLKVPAGRMIGSVLLSTAMIVMVSIIVLLVLGAWILDMTIPQDGEDSWWLILLFVLLPFVFSLIGVAWGGFNKGYNFTVATSPDGLRLRYGLLETSQQTVPPGRVQAVRISQGLLWRAFGWYKMSVNVAGYGAVTEGSGADKSTVLPVGTIEDVMRVLSVVAPDPGVEDAPEVIREGITGSGDGQGFTHSPRRVWWLDPLTWKRNAYRSTDTMVLLRSGRLERYLVLMPHERIQSIGLHQGPLERRLRVATLRFHSTAGPVVPVLPHADVDVAVRLFNEEADIAAVSRRMRDRNQWMRQDELDRFEQRTQQVIEQ; this is encoded by the coding sequence GTGACGGCGCCGCAGGAGCAGCCCCCCGGCGCGGGCCGTCCGGAAGCCGCCGACGGCGAATGGCACCGCGTGCATCCCATCAGCCCGTGGGTGCGTGGCTGGGTGATCCTCGTCGCCATGCTGTTCTTCGCCACCCAGTCGTTCGGCGAGGACATGGTCCGGGCGCTGGTCGGCCAGGGCGAGTTCCAGGCCGCCGAGGGCCTGTGGATCACCCTGGCGATCTACGGCGGGGTGTTCGTGGTCATGGTGATCATCTACTACTTCTCCTGGCGTTTCACGAAGTACCAGCTCGCCGAGGAACAGGTCCTGCTGGACACCGGCGTGATCTTCCGTCAGCACCGGCGTGTGCGCTATGACCGCGTCCAGGCCGTGGACATCCGCCAGCCGCTGGTGGCGCGCATCTTCGGGCTCGCGGAACTGAAGTTCGAGGCCGCGGACGGCGGCAGTACGGCCATGCAGCTGGCCTTCATCAAGGAAGGCGAGGCCCGCATCCTCCGCGCCGAGATCATGGGCCGTGCCGCGGGCATCCGTGCCGGGGCGGCCCCCGAGGAGGTCGCGCGGCAGGGTGCCGTGGCGGCCACTGCGGAATCGGGCGAGGAGTTGAGCGAGGGCCCGCGCCCGGCCGCAGCCCCGACGTCGTCCCTTCCGGAGGCGCCCGAGCACGTCATGCTCAAGGTCCCCGCTGGCCGGATGATCGGTTCGGTGCTGTTGTCCACGGCGATGATCGTGATGGTCTCGATCATCGTCCTCCTGGTCCTGGGTGCCTGGATCCTGGACATGACCATCCCACAGGACGGCGAGGACAGCTGGTGGCTGATCCTGCTGTTCGTCCTGCTGCCCTTCGTGTTCTCCCTGATCGGCGTCGCGTGGGGCGGTTTCAACAAGGGCTACAACTTCACGGTCGCCACGTCTCCGGACGGGCTGCGCCTGCGGTACGGCCTGCTCGAGACCTCGCAGCAGACCGTGCCGCCAGGCCGTGTCCAGGCGGTGCGCATCAGCCAGGGCCTGCTGTGGCGGGCCTTCGGCTGGTACAAGATGAGCGTCAACGTGGCAGGTTATGGGGCCGTGACGGAGGGCAGCGGCGCCGACAAGTCGACGGTGCTGCCCGTCGGGACCATCGAGGACGTCATGCGCGTGCTCTCCGTGGTGGCGCCGGACCCGGGCGTGGAGGACGCGCCGGAGGTCATCCGTGAAGGCATCACCGGCAGCGGCGACGGGCAGGGCTTCACGCACTCCCCGAGGCGCGTGTGGTGGCTGGACCCGCTGACCTGGAAGCGCAACGCGTACCGGTCCACGGACACCATGGTCCTGCTGCGCTCGGGCAGGCTCGAGCGTTACCTGGTGCTCATGCCGCACGAGCGGATCCAGTCCATCGGCCTGCACCAGGGTCCCCTCGAGCGCCGCCTGCGCGTGGCCACCCTGCGGTTCCACTCCACCGCTGGCCCGGTGGTGCCGGTGCTGCCGCATGCTGATGTGGACGTTGCCGTCCGACTGTTCAACGAGGAGGCAGACATCGCCGCCGTCTCCCGCCGCATGCGGGACCGCAACCAGTGGATGCGCCAGGATGAACTGGACCGCTTCGAGCAGCGCACGCAGCAGGTGATCGAGCAGTGA
- a CDS encoding DUF3180 domain-containing protein yields MSGIRPLWLLLILLVSGGLGWVAALLTAEAGVVAPVLVRSSTITLGSVALLVLVLGIRVQRDKKRPPAARMNPLVATRTLALAQAGAYAGSLIAGWHGGVLVHLTSATGFGTPTVNDALLMVVGGLVLVIVGYIVEQFCRIPPEDGADGTTDANGRNGEGHRGQTGPAYGAEGEGGYARTNKS; encoded by the coding sequence ATGAGCGGCATCCGCCCCCTGTGGCTGCTGCTGATCCTGCTCGTCTCCGGCGGTCTGGGCTGGGTGGCCGCACTGCTGACGGCCGAGGCGGGCGTGGTCGCGCCGGTGCTGGTGCGCTCCTCCACGATCACCCTCGGATCCGTCGCCTTGCTGGTGCTGGTGCTCGGTATCCGCGTCCAGCGGGACAAGAAGCGCCCGCCCGCAGCCCGGATGAACCCGCTCGTGGCCACTCGGACCCTGGCCCTGGCACAGGCCGGCGCCTACGCCGGATCGCTCATCGCCGGCTGGCACGGGGGAGTCCTTGTCCACCTGACCTCGGCCACCGGCTTCGGCACCCCCACCGTGAACGATGCGCTGTTGATGGTGGTCGGGGGGCTGGTTCTGGTTATCGTGGGGTACATCGTGGAGCAATTCTGCCGGATACCCCCTGAAGACGGGGCGGACGGCACCACAGACGCGAACGGCCGCAACGGCGAGGGGCACCGGGGACAGACCGGGCCCGCCTACGGCGCGGAGGGGGAAGGCGGATATGCCCGGACGAACAAATCATGA
- the folP gene encoding dihydropteroate synthase, whose amino-acid sequence MDSMAAQTGTGPNTGPLSVVRKVRRRTLRDLPTDRTLIMGVVNVTHNSFSDGGQYLAADAAIEQGLRLHYAGADIIDVGGESTRPGAEAIDPVTEQNRILPVIEALVKAGAVVSVDTMHAVTAEAALKIGDVIINDVSGLNYEPEMPELIARTGATYILMHNRGDSKTMDSLADYGDVVEDVARELTGLKDAFLAAGVQPEQLILDPGLGFAKAGAQNWELLKGLDRLQSLGFPVLVAASRKRFLGTLLANEAGAEPAPADRDHATAAVSALSALHRVWGVRVHEIEPSLHAVKAARAWLDPEATSARRRRA is encoded by the coding sequence ATGGACTCGATGGCAGCACAGACCGGAACCGGGCCCAACACGGGCCCCCTCTCGGTGGTCCGCAAGGTTCGCCGCCGCACTCTCCGCGACCTGCCCACGGACCGCACGCTGATCATGGGCGTCGTGAACGTCACCCACAACTCCTTCTCGGACGGCGGGCAGTACCTCGCCGCGGATGCCGCCATCGAGCAGGGGCTGCGACTGCACTACGCCGGTGCGGACATCATCGACGTGGGCGGGGAGTCCACTCGTCCCGGGGCGGAGGCAATCGACCCGGTCACGGAACAGAACCGCATCCTGCCCGTCATCGAGGCCCTCGTGAAGGCCGGCGCTGTGGTCTCCGTGGACACCATGCACGCCGTCACCGCGGAGGCCGCCCTCAAGATCGGTGACGTCATCATCAACGACGTCTCCGGGCTGAACTACGAACCCGAGATGCCCGAGCTGATCGCCCGCACGGGGGCGACGTACATCCTCATGCACAACCGCGGTGACTCCAAGACCATGGACTCCCTCGCGGACTACGGGGACGTGGTCGAGGACGTCGCCCGGGAGCTGACCGGGCTGAAGGACGCGTTCCTGGCGGCCGGGGTGCAGCCCGAGCAGCTTATCCTGGACCCGGGACTGGGCTTCGCTAAGGCCGGCGCGCAGAACTGGGAACTGCTGAAGGGCCTGGACCGCCTGCAGTCCCTCGGCTTCCCGGTCCTCGTGGCCGCCTCCCGCAAGCGCTTCCTCGGCACCCTGCTGGCCAATGAGGCCGGCGCCGAGCCGGCGCCCGCGGACCGCGACCACGCCACCGCAGCCGTGTCCGCCCTGTCCGCCCTGCACCGGGTGTGGGGAGTGCGGGTCCACGAGATCGAGCCCAGCCTCCACGCGGTCAAGGCCGCCCGGGCCTGGCTGGACCCGGAGGCCACCAGCGCCCGCCGTCGGAGGGCCTGA
- the ftsH gene encoding ATP-dependent zinc metalloprotease FtsH, whose product MKAKKVFKGPIIWIVLAAVFLMLIIPALTQGSSARVDTNVGLVLLEEDKAAQAKIQDGEQRVDLTLRESYSQDGRDLGTDVYFYYSTARADNVVEAIDASGLDGFTDEPVQNNWLLSMLGFIIPFLLIGLVFWFLMSRMQGGGGKVMQFGKSKAKLISKDMPQVTFVDVAGAEEAVEELHEIKEFLAEPAKFQAVGAKIPKGVLLYGPPGTGKTLLAKAVAGEAGVPFYSISGSDFVEMFVGVGASRVRDLFEQAKNNSPAIIFVDEIDAVGRHRGAGVGGGNDEREQTLNQLLVEMDGFDATTNVILIAATNRPDVLDPALLRPGRFDRQIPVEAPDMEGRHQILSVHAQGKPMAPGTDLRSLAKRTPGFTGADLANVLNEAALLTARSNAQLIDDRALDEAVDRVMAGPQKRSRLMKEHERKVTAYHEGGHALVAAGLRNSAPVTKITILPRGRALGYTMVVPEEDKYSVTRNELLDQLAYAMGGRVAEEIIFHDPSTGASNDISKATDTARKMVLEYGMSERVGAVKLGSASGEPFMGRDMSSGREYSEQVAGMVDAEVRQLLDQAHDEAYWIINENREILDRLAYELLAKETLNQAQIAEIFSEIRQREPRTVWLSSEDRPVSDQPPILSPAERRALEEKAASNGQGRDAGRGDSDGHGGHSDPEQEPPVDPESSSDSLNPTVDPTPGSQLPGEPDGGTGRPGGPAGPTDLPRADQT is encoded by the coding sequence TTGAAAGCCAAGAAGGTCTTCAAGGGCCCGATCATCTGGATCGTTTTGGCCGCCGTGTTCCTGATGCTGATCATCCCCGCGCTGACGCAGGGGTCCTCCGCCCGGGTGGACACCAACGTGGGACTGGTCCTGCTCGAGGAGGACAAGGCCGCCCAGGCCAAGATCCAGGACGGTGAGCAGCGCGTCGACCTGACCCTGCGCGAGTCCTATTCCCAGGACGGCCGTGACCTCGGCACAGATGTCTACTTCTACTACTCGACGGCCCGCGCGGACAACGTGGTCGAGGCCATTGACGCCTCCGGTCTGGACGGCTTCACGGATGAGCCGGTGCAGAACAACTGGCTGCTGTCCATGCTGGGCTTCATCATCCCCTTCCTGCTCATCGGCCTGGTCTTCTGGTTCTTGATGTCCCGCATGCAGGGCGGCGGCGGCAAGGTCATGCAGTTCGGCAAGTCGAAGGCGAAGCTGATCTCCAAGGACATGCCGCAGGTGACCTTCGTGGACGTGGCCGGCGCCGAGGAGGCCGTGGAGGAACTCCACGAGATCAAGGAATTCCTCGCCGAGCCTGCCAAGTTCCAGGCCGTCGGCGCCAAGATCCCCAAGGGCGTGCTGCTGTACGGCCCTCCCGGTACCGGCAAGACCCTGCTCGCCAAGGCCGTGGCTGGCGAGGCCGGCGTGCCGTTCTACTCGATCTCGGGCTCCGACTTCGTGGAGATGTTCGTCGGCGTCGGCGCCTCCCGCGTGCGTGACCTGTTCGAGCAGGCCAAGAACAACTCCCCGGCCATCATCTTCGTGGACGAGATCGACGCCGTCGGCCGCCACCGCGGTGCCGGCGTGGGTGGCGGCAACGACGAACGCGAACAGACCCTGAACCAGCTGCTCGTGGAGATGGACGGCTTCGACGCCACCACCAACGTCATCCTGATTGCGGCCACCAACCGGCCCGATGTCCTGGACCCCGCCCTGTTGCGCCCTGGCCGCTTCGACCGGCAGATCCCCGTGGAGGCCCCGGACATGGAGGGCCGCCACCAGATCCTCTCCGTGCATGCACAGGGAAAGCCCATGGCCCCCGGCACGGACCTGCGTTCGCTGGCCAAGCGCACCCCCGGCTTCACCGGTGCAGACCTGGCCAACGTGCTCAACGAGGCCGCCCTGCTCACCGCCCGCTCCAACGCGCAGCTGATTGACGACCGCGCCCTGGACGAGGCCGTCGACCGGGTCATGGCCGGACCACAGAAGCGCTCGCGCCTGATGAAGGAGCACGAGCGCAAGGTCACCGCCTATCACGAGGGTGGCCACGCACTGGTGGCGGCCGGTCTGCGCAACTCAGCGCCCGTCACCAAGATCACGATCCTGCCGCGCGGACGCGCCCTCGGTTACACGATGGTGGTCCCGGAGGAGGACAAGTACTCCGTCACCCGCAACGAGCTCCTCGACCAGCTCGCCTACGCCATGGGCGGCCGCGTGGCCGAGGAGATCATCTTCCACGATCCGTCCACCGGAGCCTCGAACGACATCTCCAAGGCCACGGACACGGCCCGCAAGATGGTCCTCGAGTACGGCATGAGTGAGCGCGTGGGTGCCGTGAAGCTCGGTTCCGCCAGCGGCGAGCCCTTCATGGGCCGGGACATGAGCAGCGGCCGTGAGTACTCCGAGCAGGTCGCCGGCATGGTGGACGCCGAGGTGCGTCAGCTCTTGGACCAGGCCCATGACGAGGCGTACTGGATCATCAACGAGAACCGGGAGATCCTGGACCGGCTCGCCTATGAGCTGCTGGCCAAGGAGACCCTCAACCAGGCCCAGATCGCCGAGATCTTCTCTGAGATCCGCCAGCGCGAGCCCCGCACCGTATGGCTCTCCAGTGAGGACCGGCCGGTCTCCGACCAGCCGCCCATCCTGTCCCCCGCCGAGCGCCGTGCCCTGGAGGAGAAGGCCGCGTCGAACGGCCAGGGGCGCGACGCCGGCCGCGGGGATTCCGACGGCCATGGCGGTCACTCCGATCCGGAGCAGGAGCCTCCCGTGGACCCCGAATCCTCCTCGGATTCGCTGAACCCCACGGTGGATCCCACCCCCGGCAGTCAATTGCCCGGGGAGCCCGACGGAGGGACCGGCCGGCCCGGGGGACCCGCCGGTCCCACGGACCTGCCGCGTGCCGACCAGACCTGA
- the folE gene encoding GTP cyclohydrolase I FolE gives MDVDVDVDDEAELAPAGVDRPRIEAAVREILEAIGEDPDREGLQDTPKRVAKAYDEFFAGLKQDPGEILGTTFDIAHEELVLVKDIPFYSTCEHHLVPFHGTAHIGYIPSPEGLVTGLSKLARLVEVFARRPQVQERLTTQIVEALMTHLSPRGAIVVIEAEHMCMSMRGVRKPGAKTVTSAVRGQLRDSSTRSEAMSLILHG, from the coding sequence GTGGACGTGGACGTGGACGTGGACGACGAGGCTGAGCTGGCCCCAGCCGGTGTGGACCGTCCGCGCATCGAGGCCGCCGTGCGCGAGATCCTCGAGGCAATCGGCGAGGATCCGGACCGGGAGGGTCTCCAGGACACCCCGAAGCGCGTGGCCAAGGCGTACGACGAGTTCTTCGCCGGCCTGAAGCAGGACCCCGGTGAGATCCTGGGCACCACCTTCGACATCGCGCATGAGGAACTCGTGCTGGTGAAGGACATCCCGTTCTACTCCACGTGCGAACACCACCTAGTGCCCTTCCACGGCACAGCCCACATCGGCTACATCCCCTCCCCGGAGGGGCTGGTCACCGGGCTGAGCAAGCTGGCCCGGCTGGTGGAGGTCTTCGCCCGGCGTCCCCAGGTGCAGGAGCGGCTGACCACGCAGATCGTGGAGGCTCTCATGACACACCTGAGTCCCCGCGGAGCCATCGTGGTGATCGAGGCCGAGCACATGTGCATGTCCATGCGCGGGGTCCGCAAGCCCGGCGCCAAGACCGTGACCTCGGCCGTCCGGGGCCAGCTTCGCGACTCCTCCACCCGTTCCGAGGCGATGAGCCTGATCCTGCACGGCTGA